Proteins encoded within one genomic window of Nilaparvata lugens isolate BPH chromosome 11, ASM1435652v1, whole genome shotgun sequence:
- the LOC120353641 gene encoding uncharacterized protein LOC120353641 gives MQQTKTKGGFCPNVKCSCKGGEKREKDCTYTENYLFFDYEAMQDTGVHEANLVKVHDFEGNSWTFNDNDSFCKWLITKEHKGYTCIAHYAKAYDSHFILRHCVENTIKPYTIYAGTKLMMLEIHSLRLRVIDSVNFVASPLSSFPKTFGLKELKKGYFPHYFNTKDNQNYVGPMPDTSFYRADTMKPDARKEFLKWHTERVAEGYTFDMRRELEEYCDSDVDILRRGCLELRKQFLEIANIDPFCYLTIASVCMAIYRSKYLRQNTIAVVNVDQKDQYSKQSITWLETFDGVRHALNCGEAMICGSKVDGYCEQTKTVYQYHGCFWHGCSRCYRPDTINNVNRESMGDLYIKTCHRTEQLQKAGYTVVEMWECEWVNKYKKMDEDSKAKLIEPLEPRDAFFGGRTNASKLKVIRKILRYIDVCSLYPTVMFHDYYPVGHPVKFKHPKKYNPEWFGFVKCKVLAPRGLYHPVLPVKSGKLLFPLCIKCAQEKTKVCIHTDEQREFNGTWTTIEINKALEKGYRVIKVYEVWHFKQKSNNLFKGYIRDFMKIKLETSPWQKDFKTVEEYIIAVENGVGIELDPQMIEDNPGKRAVAKICLNSLWGKFGQRTNMTQTKYVTDAKEFYKILLDDRLDKTNISIINDNIVQISYNKKDHFVENPNNINVFVAAYTTANARLRLYDMLDQLGQSVVYYDTDSVVYIDDGRNTVQTGCMLGEWTDELGKNDHINDWISTGPKSYAYQTVNGKGACKIKGFTLNHKNGEKLNMNSMKKILEGETKKVAIDYDQICRDVKTKKLVNKLVTKDFKLDYDKRAVLGEVDGVIDTLPWGY, from the coding sequence ATGCAACAGACTAAGACAAAAGGTGGTTTTTGTCCAAATGTGAAGTGTAGTTGTAAAGGgggtgaaaagagagaaaaggacTGTACATACACTGAAAACTACTTGTTCTTTGACTATGAAGCTATGCAAGATACTGGTGTACATGAGGCCAATCTAGTTAAGGTACATGACTTTGAAGGCAATAGTTGGACCTTCAATGATAATGATAGTTTTTGTAAGTGGTTGATAACAAAAGAGCACAAGGGGTACACATGCATAGCTCACTATGCTAAGGCCTATGATTCTCATTTCATACTTAGACACTGTGTTGAGAATACAATCAAACCCTACACAATCTATGCTGGCACAAAACTTATGATGTTGGAAATACATTCATTACGTCTAAGAGTGATTGATAGTGTGAATTTTGTGGCTTCACCACTGTCTTCTTTTCCAAAGACTTTTGGGCTCAAGGAGTTGAAGAAAGGCTACTTTCCACACTACTTTAATACAAAGGACAATCAAAACTATGTAGGACCTATGCCTGATACCTCATTTTATAGAGCTGATACTATGAAACCAGATGCAAGAAAAGAATTTTTGAAGTGGCACACAGAACGTGTTGCTGAAGGCTACACTTTTGACATGAGAAGAGAGTTGGAAGAGTACTGTGATTCAGATGTGGATATTCTGAGGAGAGGTTGCCTTGAGTTGAGAAAGCAATTTCTAGAGATAGCCAATATTGACCCTTTCTGCTATCTGACTATAGCTAGTGTTTGTATGGCAATATATAGGTCAAAATACTTGAGACAAAATACCATAGCAGTTGTCAATGTAGACCAAAAGGACCAGTACAGTAAACAGTCAATCACATGGTTGGAGACCTTTGATGGAGTGAGACATGCCCTTAATTGTGGAGAAGCAATGATTTGTGGAAGTAAAGTTGATGGATATTGTGAACAAACTAAAACTGTATATCAATATCATGGATGTTTCTGGCATGGCTGTTCAAGGTGTTACAGACCCGACACTATCAATAATGTTAATAGAGAGTCTATGGGAGACTTGTACATCAAGACTTGCCATCGTACCGAGCAGTTACAGAAGGCTGGCTATACAGTTGTTGAGATGTGGGAGTGTGAATGGGTAAACAAGTATAAGAAGATGGATGAAGACTCCAAAGCAAAACTTATTGAACCATTGGAGCCTAGAGATGCCTTTTTTGGTGGTAGAACTAATGCTAGTAAATTGAAGGTGATTAGGAAGATACTTAGGTACATTGATGTATGTAGTCTGTACCCAACTGTTATGTTTCATGACTACTATCCTGTAGGTCATCCAGTAAAGTTTAAACATCCAAAGAAGTATAATCCTGAATGGTTTGGTTTTGTGAAATGTAAGGTCTTGGCTCCAAGAGGCTTATATCATCCTGTGTTGCCTGTCAAATCAGGGAAACTTCTTTTTCCTCTCTGTATCAAGTGTGCTCAGGAGAAGACCAAGGTTTGTATACATACTGATGAACAGAGAGAATTTAATGGAACATGGACAACCATCGAGATCAACAAGGCTCTGGAGAAAGGATACAGAGTGATTAAGGTCTATGAGGTTTGGCATTTTAAACAGAAATCAAATAACTTGTTTAAGGGTTACATTAGAGACTTTATGAAGATCAAATTGGAAACTTCACCATGGCAAAAGGACTTTAAAACAGTTGAGGAATATATCATTGCTGTTGAGAATGGTGTTGGGATAGAGCTGGACCCACAAATGATTGAAGATAACCCTGGAAAGCGTGCTGTTGCCAAGATATGTTTGAATAGTTTATGGGGTAAATTTGGTCAAAGAACAAATATGACACAAACAAAGTATGTGACAGATGCAAAAGAgttctataaaatattattggatgACAGGTTAGATAAGACTAACATCAgtattattaatgataatatagtACAAATATCTTATAACAAGAAGGACCATTTTGTGGAGAACCCAAATAATATCAATGTATTTGTTGCTGCATACACAACTGCTAATGCAAGACTGAGATTGTATGATATGTTGGATCAGCTAGGCCAGAGTGTTGTATATTATGACACTGATTCTGTGGTGTATATAGATGATGGGAGGAATACTGTACAGACAGGTTGCATGTTGGGTGAATGGACAGATGAGTTGGGCAAAAATGATCACATAAATGATTGGATAAGTACTGGGCCAAAAAGCTATGCTTATCAGACTGTAAATGGTAAAGGGGCCTGTAAAATCAAAGGCTTCACACTGAACCACAAAAATGGAGAGAAGCTGAATATGAACTCAATGAAGAAGATACTTGAAGGGGAGACTAAGAAAGTGGCTATAGATTATGACCAGATATGCCGCGATGTGAAGACAAAGAAGCTAGTGAATAAGCTTGTAACAAAAGATTTCAAACTGGATTATGACAAGAGAGCAGTGTTAGGAGAGGTAGATGGGGTTATAGATACATTACCTTGGGGATACTGA